The Sphingomonas aliaeris genome segment TCGAGTTCGATCAGCTTGCCCTGCCGGACGTCCTCGACACCGGCAAAGCCCAGGCCTTCCAGCGCCTTGTGGATCGCCTTGCCCTGCGGGTCGAGAACGCCGGGCTTCAGCGTGACGATGATGCGCAGTTTCATGGCTTACTTGCCCTTGCTCTTGCGGTGCTTTTCGAGATCCAGAACGGCGCTGTCCGCACCCTCCGGCAACAGGCCGAGACGCCGTGCGACCTCCTGATAGGCCTCCACTTCGCCGCCCAGGTCGCGGCGGAACCGGTCCTTGTCGAGCTTTTCGTTGGTCTGCATGTCCCACAGGCGGCAACCGTCCGGGCTGATCTCGTCGGCCAGGATGATGCGGGCATAATCATTGTCCCACAGCCGGCCGAATTCCAGCTTGAAGTCGATCAACCGGATGCCGACGGCCGCGAACATGCCGCACAGGAAATCGTTCACGCGGATCGCCAGGTCGGCGATGTCGTGCATCTCCTCCTGGCTGGCCCAGCCGAAGGCGGCGATATGTTCGTCGGTGATCATCGGATCGCCGAGCGCATCGTCCTTGTAATAATATTCGATGATCGTGCGCGGCAGCTGCGTGCCTTCCTCGATGCCGAGGCGCGTGCTGAGCGATCCCGCCGCGACGTTGCGGATCACGACCTCGATCGGGATGATCTCGACCTGACGGATCAACTGCTCGCGCATGTTAAGGCGGCGGATGAAGTGCGTCGGAACGCCGATCAGCCCCAGCAGCGTGAAGACATGCTCGCTGATGCGGTTGTTCAGCACGCCCTTGCCGCTGATCGTGCCCTTCTTCTGCGCGTTGAAGGCGGTCGCATCATCCTTGAAATACTGGATCAGCGTTCCCGGCTCCGGACCCTCGTACAGGATCTTGGCCTTGCCTTCGTAGATCTGGCGGCGGCGAGCCATGCGGCATTACCCCTTGATAAGAAGCGCCCCGGCCACGCGGGATTCGCAGGGCCGGGGCGGGAAGAGCCGCGCTATATCGAAAGCCCGTGCGCTGCGCAATTACGCGACGGGGTCAACGGTGCTCGCTTTCCTCCTGGGCAAAAGGTGACGCACGCGCCGCCACCCAAGCCACAACAGGAACAGCAGGATTGCGGGCGGCCCGAAGATCGCCAGCCCGCCCAGCAGGATCGCCAGCGTCGTCTGTGCCGAAGCGATCGCGGTATCCAGCGCGCTTTTCAGCGGGGCGCTCGGGTCGAACCCGCGAACCGCATTGCCGGACCGATAATCGAACGTCATCGGCGTGCTCGCCAGCGTTTCGCGCTGTTCGGCGGTACCAGCATTCGTCTGCGCGATACTCGCGACGACGTCGGCGCGCTGTCGCTGCAACTCGGCCCGTTCCCTAGCGGGCAGGTTCGTGCGCGCCAGTTCGCGGTCGATCCGCGACAGCTCTTCCCGCGCCGCGGCCTTGCCCGCTTCGAGGCTTCGGATCGCCGAACCGGCGTCGGTGCCGCTAATCTCGGCATCGACCAGCCGACCGTCCGCGGCTTCGATCGCCGCGATTCCCGATTTGCCGAAAGCGCGTGCCAGCGTCGGATCCAGCTTGAAGGCCAGCATCCCCCTTATGTCGTTCTCGCCAACCAACTGGTATCGCATGCCCGTGATCCGGCACCGCGCAACCCCCAGCCTTTCACACGCGGCGGCATGCGTCTCCTGGGCTGCGGCGATGCGCGTCGGCGGCAGGCTGAACGCATAGGCATAGGCAAAAGCGACGCCGGGTGCGGCCGTGACCGCGATCCCAGGTCCGGATGGTGCTTGTTCCTCCCTAGAAGGCTCCGAGGCCACCTCGGCGGATCGACTGCACGCACCGAGGAGCAGGAACAGCGAAACCCAGATCGTCCGCATATCATCGTCTCCAATGCCCATCGCGCCAGTAGGAGATCGTGAGCCGTCCGTTCGCATCGGTCAATCGATCTTACCTAAATGAAGGACGACGATCGCGATTGCTGGCAACATTCCGGCAACGTGTCTCTGGTCGCACGGCGGAATGCGGTCTTATGATACGGTGGAGACTCCCTGGCGCTGGCAATGCGAGTAATGGCATTCGGAACGGATCGATCCTGAATGGCAGATTGTGGCATGGCGTCACCCGCCGGGTGCGCGCCGTGCCGTGGCAAGCCGTTGACTATGTTTCCCGAACCCCCTGGTATCTGGCGTTAGCCAGCGCCGCTACGATCGCTCGCTTCGGCACCACCAGCCCTCGCTGCCGGTGCTGGACGATTCGTGGAATGCGATCGCCATCATGCTTCGGGACCGGGGTATCGCACAGTCCGCGCTCGGCGCGCTGGCTCTTCCCGGGGCGGACGCGATGTTCGCATCGGCTTCGGCGTTGATCGACGACTGGCGCCCGAGGCTCCGGTCGCAAGCGCAGGCCGGGATGGATTTTCTGATGGTACCCGCGACGGAAATCGCCGCCCGCCCCGAAATCTTCCGCTTCGGTCTGAATCCCGTCCTGTTGCGATTGGCGGAGGCACATATCGGCCTGCCGGTCGCGTATGACGGCGTGACCGTTCAGTACACCATGGCCGATGGCCGGGAAGTCTCGACCCGCGACTGGCACCGCGATCGCGAAGACCGGCGGATGGTCAAGCTGGCCATCTACCTCAACGATGTCGACGAAGCGGGCGGGCCGTTCCAATTGCTTCCCGGGGAACGCGCGGACGGTAATTTCTACCTCCGCGAAAAGGCCGATGCCGATCTTCGCGCCGCGCCACCGGTCAGTTGCGAGGGGGCGGCCGGGACAATCGTCTTCGCCGATACCGCACGCTATTTCCACCGCGGCAAACCCGCGACGAAACAGGACCGGGCGGCCCTGTTCTTCAGTTATTTCGCGAAAAGGCCGCAGCGTCCCTATTTCTGCGAACGCTCCGGCCTGACCCGGCGGCAGATTGCCGTGCTGACCGAGGGGATGACGCCCGAACAGCGTGATGCGGCGTTATGGCAGCGGGCTCTTCCGCTCCGCTGGCGCTTCATCCCGCCCGCTGCCCTTTAGGCGTCGCGCGCCCCGACAGCGTTTATCTCTGGTCCAGTGCCGCCCGGATCAGGCGTTTCGTTTCGGCCCAGGCGGCACTTTCCGGCGCGACCAACTCGACATGTCCGGTCGCCGGAACCACATGCAGCGAAACCCGGTCGCCCGCCGACCGCGCCTGCATCTCATATCCCGTCGCCAGTCGCATCGGAATTATGCGATCCTCCACTCCATTGACGAGATCCTGCGGCACGCCGATCGGAAGAAGCCTTGGCACCGACGTGTCGGCATAGACGTCCGCCCGTGTCGCACCCGTCGGCCCCACCAGCTTTCTGATAACCTCGACGCCACAACCATTGTCCGGGCTGGCGGCGGCCGCTTCCAGATCGGGAAGACCGCCCAGGCTGATGACATGCGCGATCTTCAGCGGCTTGGTGGCATGTAGCGGGCTGGATGTCGGCAGCTTGCCGCGCGCCGCCAGCCACAAGGCGAGATGACCGCCCGCCGAATGCCCCACCGCGACGATCCGCTTGATATCCAGATGATAGGCCGCGGCGTGGCTCCGCAGTGCATCCGCCGCCATGCCCGCGTCCAGGAACGTCCCCGGATAACCACCGCCTATCCGGTCGACGCCACGATAGTCGATGTTCCACACCGCATAACCGGCCTTGCGCAGATCGTCCGCAATCCAGTTCATCAGGCTGCGATCCGCGATGCTCGTCGTCCAGCACCCGCCATGTACCATCAGCACCGTCGGAAAGCGCTTGCCGGCCGCGGGACGGGCGGCGGGCAACCAGACATCCACTTTTTGCATTCCGTCCGGGCCGTACGCGATCGTCGCATCCGGTTTCGGCTGCTCCCGCTTCGTCAGGTCAGGCCAGGTCAGAAGGGTAGGCGCATCGACAGGCAAGCTCATGACAGGCACCGGCATCAGGAGAGACAAAGCGAGTATGGGCGCCGCAAGCGCTGGAGGTATTGAACGCATCCTGCACCGTAAGACCTTTGGCGTCCCGACGATAGCACCACTCAGCGCCCCCTAGCGCCCGAAGCACGCCTTCGATCCCCGGCGACACCGGCCCTGCCACGCGCTATGGTGCGCGCATGACCACATCCGCCACACGCCGCCCCTTGGCATGCCTGCTCGCGCTGGCTGCCACCTTGTCTGCATGCGGCGGCGGCGGCGACTCCGGTGCCGGCTCGACGTCCGCGGCGGCACCCGCGACGCCGACCACCCCGACCGCGTCCGGTTGTTCGCTCCGTGCACGGCAGGACTGGGTCGCAGGCCAGATGCGCGAATGGTATCTCTTCCCCGATACCTTGCCCGCCAGCCTCGATCCGATGCCCTACACCAGTGTCGACACATTCCTGGATGCGCTCACGGCGACCGCGCGGGCGCAGCGCAAGGATCGCTTCTTCACCTATCTGACGTCGATTGCCGAGGAGGAGGCGTTCTACAATTCGGGGTCCAGCGCCGGATTCGGCGTGCGCCTGTCCGTCGATGCTCCCGCCGGACGCGCCTATATCTCTGAGGCATTCGAAGGGGCTCCCGCGCTGGCGGCGGGTATCGACCGCGGTGCCGAAATCCTGGCGATCGGCACCAGTGCCAACGACTTGCGCACGGTTTCCGCGATCATCGCCGCCGGCGGCTCGGCAGCGGTCACCGACGCGCTCGGCCCAAGCACGGCCGGCACCACGCGCGTCCTGCGGGTGTCGAGTGGCGGCACGACGCGCGACGTGACGATCGCGAAGGCGGATTATACCCTGACGCCCGTTTCCTCCCGCTACGGCGCGAAGGTGATCGACGATGACGGTCGCAAGGTCGGCTACGTCAATCTGCGCACGTTCATCAGTACCGCCGACCCGGCATTGCGCAGCGCTTTCGCGTCCTTCCGCGCGCAGGGCGTGACGAACGTTATCGTCGATTTCCGCTACAATGGCGGCGGGTTGCTATCGATCGCCGAACTGATGGGCGACCTGCTCGGCGCCAATCGTTCGACATCCGAAGTGTTCGACTATGTGACCTATCGCAGTGAGAAATCTGCAAACAATTCGACCCGGACCTTCGCGCCGCAATCGCAATCGATCGCACCGATGAAAGTCGCGTTCATCGGTACGGGGGCAAGCGCGTCGGCCAGCGAACTGGTGATCGCGGCGATGATCCCGTACCTCCACGGCAACGCGGCCCTGATCGGCACAAACACCTATGGCAAGCCCGTCGGACAGATCGCGCGCGACAATACCGGCTGCGGCGATCGGCTCCGCGTGATCGCATTCTCGCTACAGAACGCCGCCCGCCAGGGTGCCTATTATGACGGCCTTGCCAATACGGTGGAGGCGAGCTGCCAGGCGCCCGACGATCTGAGCAAGCCGATGGGCGATCCCCAGGAAGGGTCGACCCGCCAGGCGCTCGACTTCATCGCGGGGCGCAGTTGTACGCCGATCGGGCAATCCTCCGGCCAGCGCACGCTTGCGGTCCGCAACCGTGTCGAACTTCTGCAGCCCGATCGCCCCAGCACCGTCCAGCGCGAGGTACCCGGCGCCTTCTGACGAGATCGGGCGCAAGCGTATCGCGCTCGGAGTCATCACATTCCGTTGTAAATAATTTGCAACCCGACAGCGTTAACTACCACTATGGCCACAGGATTACCCTGCGATGTGGTCACCGCCTCTGTCAGCCGGTGTAAATTTGTATAGCTAGACGGCATCCAATTCGCAGGAGCCGACCGATGACCTACCAGACGCATATCGCCCAGACGACGGATCTGATCCGCAGCCATAACGGCACGTGGGACGGCATCGACGCGGAGGCGGTCGCCCGCATGCGGTTGCAGAATCGTTTCCAGACTGGTCTCGACATTGCGCGCTACACCGCCGCGATCATGCGCAAGGACATGGCCGCCTACGATCTCGATCCCGCCAACTACACGCAGTCGCTGGGCTGCTGGCACGGTTTCATCGGCCAGCAGAAGATGATCAGCATCAAGAAGCATTTCGGCACGACCGATCGCCGCTATCTGTACCTGTCGGGCTGGATGGTCGCTGCACTGCGCAGCGAATTCGGCCCGCTGCCGGATCAGTCGATGCACGAGAAGACCAGCGTCCCCGCGTTGATCGAAGAACTCTACACGTTCCTGCGCCAGGCCGATGCGCGCGAGCTGGGCATGATGTTCCGCGAACTCGATCATGCCCGCGAAGGCAATAACGAGATCGAGGCAGTGCGCCTGCTTAACGCGATCGAGAACCACCAGACGCACGTCGTGCCGATCATCGCCGATATCGACGCAGGCTTCGGCAATGCCGAGGCGACGTACCTGCTCGCCCGCAAGATGATCGAGGCCGGTGCCTGCGCGCTCCAGATCGAGAATCAGGTGTCCGACGAAAAGCAGTGCGGTCATCAGGACGGCAAGGTCACCGTGCCGCACGAGGACTTCCTCGCGAAGGTCCGCGCCTGCCGCTACGCTTTCCTCGAACTCGGCGTCGAGGACGGCATCATCGTCACGCGCACCGACTCGCTGGGTGCCGGCCTGACGAAGCAGATCGCGGTCAGCACGACCCCGGGCGATCTCGGCGACCAGTATAACAGCTACCTCGATTGCGAGGAGATCGACCCGACGACCGCGCGCAATGGGGACGTCATCCTCAACCGCGACGGCAAGCTGTTGCGCCCGAAGCGCCTGCCGTCGAACCTGTTCCAGTTCCGCGAAGGTACCGGTGCGGATCGCTGCGTGATGGACTGCATCGCCTCGTTGCAGAACGGTGCGGACCTGTTGTGGATCGAGACCGAGAAGCCGCATATCGAGCAGATCGCGAGCATGGTCGATCGCATCCGCGAAGTCGTGCCGAACGCGAAGCTGGTGTACAATAACAGCCCCAGCTTCAACTGGACGCTCAACTTCCGCCAGCAAGTCTATGATGCATGGGCGGAAGCCGGCAAGGACGTGTCCGCATTCGATCGTGCGCGGCTGATGTCGGTCGATTATGACGGCACCGAACTGGCGGACGAAGCCGACGAACGCATCCGCACCTTCCAGAAGGACGCGGCGGCCCGCGCCGGTATCTTCCATCACCTTATCACGCTGCCGACCTATCACACCGCGGCTTTGTCCACGGACAATCTGGCCAAGGAATATTTCGGCGACCAGGGCATGCTCGGCTACGTCAAGGGCGTCCAGCGCAAGGAAATCCGCGAGGGCATCGCCTGCGTGAAGCACCAGAACATGTCCGGTTCGGATCTCGGCGACGATCATAAGGAATATTTCGCCGGAGAGGCAGCGCTCAAGGCTGGCGGCGCGCATAACACGATGAACCAGTTCGCGGCGTAACGCGGTCGGTCTGGCGCTGGTTGCGCACTCCGGGGCGAGACCCGGAAGGCTCGAGGCAACGCGGTTCGGTCCCGACGCGATCTACCAAAACGGCAAAAGCCGTAACGTCCTTGCGGAGAGGATGCGAGAGGCCCGGGGAGCAATCCCCGGGCCTTTTTCGCTGGTTCAGTGTTTGCCGACCGATAGCTCCGTAGAAAACCGGCGCACCAGGCATCGCGTTCTACAACAAGTAAAACTTATGAACTTATTGTGACACCGATTTGGTATTATTGGATAATACGCCGCATTGTGGCTCAAGCATAATTTAATTTCATACGCACGCTTGCCACCACGGTTTTAGTTGCGCCATTAGGTGCGCAACACGACGCGAATAACGACGTCGTCGTATTAGCAGGAAACATGAACAGTCCACCCGGCGCGCCTTGCTCAATTGACGGCCGGATACAGAGACTTACGGGGCAGGGCCTGAGAGCTACTTTCCACGGGGGCTCACATGATCAAATACACGACTTCGACTATCGCGCTGGTATTCGCGTTCCTTTCCGGAACCGCCGCACACGCCGCCGCACAGCCAGACCCGCTGATCGCCGACATGGTCGCGACATCCCCGACCGAAACACCGCAGGACGCGGCCCCGGTCGCGGCTGAAGAGCCGGCCGGCGAGATCGTCGTTCTCGGCACGCGTCGCACCGACCGCACGTTGACCAACTCCGCGTCGCCGGTGGATGTCATCAGCGCCGCGGAGTTGACCACGCAGCCTGCCGCCAACATGATAGACCAGCTCAAAAACATCGTGCCGTCCTTCTATGCCGGCCAGAACTCGATTTCCGACGCCTCGACCTTCGTCCGCTCGCCCTCGCTGCGCGGCCTGTCCGGCGATCAAGTGCTCGTGATGATCAATGGCAAGCGGTACAACCGCTCCGCTCTGGTTCAGGTTTACGGTGGCAGCGATACCGGCCTCGGCCGTGGTGCGCAGGGTCCCGATATTTCCGCAATCCCGTCGCTCGCCATCGGCAGCCTGCAGGTTCTGCGCGAGGGCGCGACCGCGCAATATGGTTCGGATGCGATTGCCGGCGTGCTCAACTATGGCTTGCGGCAGGACCAGGGCATCGAACTGGTCGGCCGGACCGGGCAATATTATGCGGGCGACGGCGAAAGTTATCAGATCGCGGGCAATGCCGGGATCGAGGGACCCTGGGGCTTCCTCAACGTGACCGGCGAATATGTCGACGAAGCACAGACCAGCCGTGGCGCCACCCGTCCTTCGGCAGTCAACTTCGCTCAGGCTTTCCCGGCGCTCGCATCGCAACTGCCTAACGCGCCGGGACCAGTGCAGTTCTGGGGCAATTCACCCTCGCACGGTTTCAAATCGGTCGTGAACGCGGCGATCAATGTCAGCGATAACAGCAAGATCTACGCATTCGCCAATTACGCACAAAGCAAGGGCGACCAAAGCTTCCAGTATCGCCCCTCCGTCTCGAGCACCGCGGTCGATACGAACGGCGTCGTGCGCGCGCAGAACGCCAATGCGGTGTATAACAACACCTTCTTCCTGACGCCTTGCCCGACGGGCAACGCCACCTGCCCTGCCGGCGGGTTCGTGCAGGATACCAACACGTTCCGCTTCGCGACCCTCTATCCAGCCGGCTTCACGCCGCGTTTCGTGGGTGAAACCCAGCAGATCTATGGCGTACTTGGGTTCAAGGGCACGAGCGGCGACTTCACGTACGACGTGTCGGGCACGATGGCGCGGAACAAGCTGTCGTTATCGATGTATAACTCGGCCAATTTTTCCTACGGCCCGACCACGCAAACCAGCTTCGACTTCGGAGACCTGATCCAGCGCGAACTCAACTTCAACGCCGACTTCACCTATGCAGCCGAACTTGGCCTCGCCTCGCCTTTGACTATTTCGGCGGGCGGTGAATTCCGCAAGGAAACCTACGAACAGACGGCTGGCGATCCGCAATCCTATGGCGCAGGCCCTTATTCCGTCGCCCAGAACCTGTACACGCTGACTGCGCCCGGCGTGTACACCGCCTCCGGTACCACCGCCGCCCAGGGCGTGGGTGCCAGTGGATATGCCGGCACCAGCGTGGCGACCGCGGGTAAGTTCAGCCAGAAAGCTTACAGCGCCTATGTCGGGCTGGAAACAGATCTTACCGACGCGCTGACCGTCGGCGCGGCGGGACGTTACGAACATTACAACACGTTCGGCGACGCCTGGGTCGGCAAGGTCAACGCACTTTACAAGCTTGCCGATGCCTTCTCGGTCCGCGGCAGCATCGGCACCGGTTTCCATGCGCCATCGCCGGGCCAATCCAACGTTTCGATCGTCACGACCGCCTTCATCGCAGGTCTCGCACGACAAAGCGGCACGTTTCCAACGAACACGGCTGTCGCGCGCTATTACGGCGCTACAGACCTGACCCCGGAAAAATCGACCAATTACGGGCTCGGCTTCATCGTCCAGCCGGTCAAGGGCATGACGATCACCGTCGATGGCTATCAGATCAACCTGCGCAACCGGATCGGGGTCACGTCGCCCTTCACTGTCACCGCGGCCGATCTCGTGGCGCAATCGGCCCTGCTACCGGTTGGACTCGGTGGCCAGGTCCAATATTTCACCAACGGTTTCAAAACCCGGACACGGGGCATCGACGTCGTCGGCACGTGGCGCACGCGGCTCAGCGAGGCCTTGCTCAACTTCTCGCTGGCCTACAATTACAACGAGACGAAGGTGCTGTCCTCGAACGCTCGCGTCATAAGTGTCGCGCAGTTGATCGATGCCGAAAACCTCGCGCCGAAGCATCGCGTCGTCTTCAACGCGAGCTGGTCGCTGGATAACCTGACTTTCAACGTTCGCGAGAACTATTACAGCTCCTTCACCAGCGCTCAGGACTACGGGCAGACGAACGGTGTGCCGAATCAGCGGTTCGGCGGGAAGTTCACCACCGATCTGGAACTCAGCTATACGTTCGCGGAACATTTCACGCTGGCGGTGGGTGCGCAGAACTTCACCGACGAACGTCCCGATCGTCTGGCCCCGACCGCTACGATCCCGATCTACCCGCTGACCGGCAGCGC includes the following:
- a CDS encoding alpha/beta hydrolase family protein, which translates into the protein MSLPVDAPTLLTWPDLTKREQPKPDATIAYGPDGMQKVDVWLPAARPAAGKRFPTVLMVHGGCWTTSIADRSLMNWIADDLRKAGYAVWNIDYRGVDRIGGGYPGTFLDAGMAADALRSHAAAYHLDIKRIVAVGHSAGGHLALWLAARGKLPTSSPLHATKPLKIAHVISLGGLPDLEAAAASPDNGCGVEVIRKLVGPTGATRADVYADTSVPRLLPIGVPQDLVNGVEDRIIPMRLATGYEMQARSAGDRVSLHVVPATGHVELVAPESAAWAETKRLIRAALDQR
- a CDS encoding isocitrate lyase, encoding MTYQTHIAQTTDLIRSHNGTWDGIDAEAVARMRLQNRFQTGLDIARYTAAIMRKDMAAYDLDPANYTQSLGCWHGFIGQQKMISIKKHFGTTDRRYLYLSGWMVAALRSEFGPLPDQSMHEKTSVPALIEELYTFLRQADARELGMMFRELDHAREGNNEIEAVRLLNAIENHQTHVVPIIADIDAGFGNAEATYLLARKMIEAGACALQIENQVSDEKQCGHQDGKVTVPHEDFLAKVRACRYAFLELGVEDGIIVTRTDSLGAGLTKQIAVSTTPGDLGDQYNSYLDCEEIDPTTARNGDVILNRDGKLLRPKRLPSNLFQFREGTGADRCVMDCIASLQNGADLLWIETEKPHIEQIASMVDRIREVVPNAKLVYNNSPSFNWTLNFRQQVYDAWAEAGKDVSAFDRARLMSVDYDGTELADEADERIRTFQKDAAARAGIFHHLITLPTYHTAALSTDNLAKEYFGDQGMLGYVKGVQRKEIREGIACVKHQNMSGSDLGDDHKEYFAGEAALKAGGAHNTMNQFAA
- a CDS encoding phytanoyl-CoA dioxygenase family protein produces the protein MLDDSWNAIAIMLRDRGIAQSALGALALPGADAMFASASALIDDWRPRLRSQAQAGMDFLMVPATEIAARPEIFRFGLNPVLLRLAEAHIGLPVAYDGVTVQYTMADGREVSTRDWHRDREDRRMVKLAIYLNDVDEAGGPFQLLPGERADGNFYLREKADADLRAAPPVSCEGAAGTIVFADTARYFHRGKPATKQDRAALFFSYFAKRPQRPYFCERSGLTRRQIAVLTEGMTPEQRDAALWQRALPLRWRFIPPAAL
- the purS gene encoding phosphoribosylformylglycinamidine synthase subunit PurS: MKLRIIVTLKPGVLDPQGKAIHKALEGLGFAGVEDVRQGKLIELDVADDTKDASIDEMCRKLLANTVIENYRVERA
- a CDS encoding S41 family peptidase, producing the protein MTTSATRRPLACLLALAATLSACGGGGDSGAGSTSAAAPATPTTPTASGCSLRARQDWVAGQMREWYLFPDTLPASLDPMPYTSVDTFLDALTATARAQRKDRFFTYLTSIAEEEAFYNSGSSAGFGVRLSVDAPAGRAYISEAFEGAPALAAGIDRGAEILAIGTSANDLRTVSAIIAAGGSAAVTDALGPSTAGTTRVLRVSSGGTTRDVTIAKADYTLTPVSSRYGAKVIDDDGRKVGYVNLRTFISTADPALRSAFASFRAQGVTNVIVDFRYNGGGLLSIAELMGDLLGANRSTSEVFDYVTYRSEKSANNSTRTFAPQSQSIAPMKVAFIGTGASASASELVIAAMIPYLHGNAALIGTNTYGKPVGQIARDNTGCGDRLRVIAFSLQNAARQGAYYDGLANTVEASCQAPDDLSKPMGDPQEGSTRQALDFIAGRSCTPIGQSSGQRTLAVRNRVELLQPDRPSTVQREVPGAF
- the purC gene encoding phosphoribosylaminoimidazolesuccinocarboxamide synthase encodes the protein MARRRQIYEGKAKILYEGPEPGTLIQYFKDDATAFNAQKKGTISGKGVLNNRISEHVFTLLGLIGVPTHFIRRLNMREQLIRQVEIIPIEVVIRNVAAGSLSTRLGIEEGTQLPRTIIEYYYKDDALGDPMITDEHIAAFGWASQEEMHDIADLAIRVNDFLCGMFAAVGIRLIDFKLEFGRLWDNDYARIILADEISPDGCRLWDMQTNEKLDKDRFRRDLGGEVEAYQEVARRLGLLPEGADSAVLDLEKHRKSKGK
- a CDS encoding TonB-dependent receptor plug domain-containing protein gives rise to the protein MIKYTTSTIALVFAFLSGTAAHAAAQPDPLIADMVATSPTETPQDAAPVAAEEPAGEIVVLGTRRTDRTLTNSASPVDVISAAELTTQPAANMIDQLKNIVPSFYAGQNSISDASTFVRSPSLRGLSGDQVLVMINGKRYNRSALVQVYGGSDTGLGRGAQGPDISAIPSLAIGSLQVLREGATAQYGSDAIAGVLNYGLRQDQGIELVGRTGQYYAGDGESYQIAGNAGIEGPWGFLNVTGEYVDEAQTSRGATRPSAVNFAQAFPALASQLPNAPGPVQFWGNSPSHGFKSVVNAAINVSDNSKIYAFANYAQSKGDQSFQYRPSVSSTAVDTNGVVRAQNANAVYNNTFFLTPCPTGNATCPAGGFVQDTNTFRFATLYPAGFTPRFVGETQQIYGVLGFKGTSGDFTYDVSGTMARNKLSLSMYNSANFSYGPTTQTSFDFGDLIQRELNFNADFTYAAELGLASPLTISAGGEFRKETYEQTAGDPQSYGAGPYSVAQNLYTLTAPGVYTASGTTAAQGVGASGYAGTSVATAGKFSQKAYSAYVGLETDLTDALTVGAAGRYEHYNTFGDAWVGKVNALYKLADAFSVRGSIGTGFHAPSPGQSNVSIVTTAFIAGLARQSGTFPTNTAVARYYGATDLTPEKSTNYGLGFIVQPVKGMTITVDGYQINLRNRIGVTSPFTVTAADLVAQSALLPVGLGGQVQYFTNGFKTRTRGIDVVGTWRTRLSEALLNFSLAYNYNETKVLSSNARVISVAQLIDAENLAPKHRVVFNASWSLDNLTFNVRENYYSSFTSAQDYGQTNGVPNQRFGGKFTTDLELSYTFAEHFTLAVGAQNFTDERPDRLAPTATIPIYPLTGSAIDGQVYPRNGGPFGFNGGFYYTRLRVKY